GGAAAGTGTTCGACGTTCCCGTCTATGAACTGCTCGGCGGGAAGTACCGCGACGAAATCAAAATATACTGTGATACCCACGGCGGGGAATCCCTCGGCGAGGCCGCAGCCTACGACCCGATGGAGGTCTACACACCGGAGTCGTACGCACGGGCCGCTCGCGAGGTCGTCGACGAGGGCTTCGAGGCGCTGAAACTCGATCTCGACGTCCCGACCCACAGTTCGTACGACGAGGCTAACCGGCGGATGGACAACGAGGCCATCGAACACAAAGTGAGTCTCGTCGAGGCCGTTCGGGACGAGATCGGCTACGACATCGACCTCGGGATGGACCTCCACTGGAACTTTACCGTCGAGACGGCGGCCCGCCTCGGCAAGAAACTCGAGCCGTTCGACCTGGCATTCCTCGAAGACCCCGTGCCACCGGAGAAGTTCGAAGCCCAAAAACGCGTCACCGATGCGCTCGATATCCCGGTTTTGACCGGTGAAAACCTCGTCAAGCCACACCAGTTCAACAAGGCCGCCCGGAAGGGGATCTTCGATATCGCCGCACCGGACGTGAACAAGTGTGGCGGTCTCGGAGAGTATCGCAAGATCGCTACGATCTGTGATCTGTACGGCGTTCCTGTCGCATCTCACAACATCTCGAGCCCGCTCGGAACCGTTGCCGGTGTCCACGCCTCGGCGTCGATTCCGAACTTCCTCATGATGGAATACCACTCCCGGGACGTCCCCTGGTGGAACGACATGGTCGAACGCGTCGAGGGAAGCGGTCCGATTCTCGAAGACGGCTACATCGACCTTCCTGAAGGCCCCGGACTCGGTGTGCGGCTCGACCGTGACCTGTGCCGAGAGTTCCTGGCCGACGACTCGGAACTCATCGTCTAGACGTACGCCGGTCGAATTTTCCCGACACTCGAGTAGACCAGTGAGTCGTCTCTCTGGGGAAGATCGGTAATCTGCTCGTGGATGCACCCGCGTCTATAGCTATTTCAGCGCTCGTCTACCCACTACGCTTGGTACTCGCTACTTCGCTTCTGTGCCTATCTAACCGGCCAGCCGGTGCTCTCGTATCAGGTCCACAATAAAAAAGTATATATTTAACATGAATGTATGACATTCACATGGCATGGGATAGTAGTGCTATTAGACGGCGTCAGATCATCAAAGGGGTTGCTGCAGGGGGGAGCGCGTTCGTTGCGGGCTGTCTCGGCGGCGACGGCGACGATGACGGCGGATCCTCTTCGGGATCGATCAACTTCGTCCACATCTCTTCGTTCGAGCCGTCGGCGAACGACTTCAAGGAAGCCTACGGCAGTCAGAGCGACGCCACCCTCGAGGTTCAGTCGACGCCCGCCGAATCGAGTTCGAGCCGGGAATACTACGTCAACCAGTTTGCCGCGCAGTCCTCGGAATTCGACGTCGGAATGATGGACGTGGTCTGGCCGGCGGAGTTCGTCAGTGCGGGCTGGGCGTCGGAAGTCGACGATCCGGAGAACCACACCGACGAGATGCTCCCGACCCCGGTCGAAACCGTCACTATCGACGGTTCTCTGTACGGGATGCCCATGTTCACAGATGCGAACGGGCTCTACTATCGGACGGACCTACTCGAGGAAGCCGGATACGACGAACCGCCATCGACGTATATGGAACTCGTCGATATGGCACAGGATATCATGGGCCAGTCCGACGAGGACCTCAACGGCTACATCTGGCAGGGGGGTGCCAACGAGGGGCTGACGATCATGTGGCTCAACTGGCTGTGGGGGATGGGCGGTTCGGTGAGAGACGGAGACGGCAACCTGGTCGTCAACACCGAAGAGGGTGTCCAGGCGCTCCAGCACGCCGTCGATCTCATCCACGAGTACGAGATTACGCCCGAATCCATCCCCTCGAGTGGGACCGACGGGAATCGGCAAACCTTCCAACAGGGGAACACGATCTTCATGCGCAACTGGCCGTACGCGTACGCACTCTTTCAGGACGACACCCCCGTTACAGACAACTTCGCCGTGACGACGATGCCGAAAGCCGAGGGACACGAGGACGCAAGCAACTCGTGTATCGGCGGCTGGAGCCTGTTCATCAACAGCTTCTCGCAGAACAAGGCCGCCGCCCAGGAGCTGGCGACCTACGTCGGCACGGCCGAAGCGCAGGAAAAACTAGCCGTCGACCGGAGCCGGCTTCCGGTCCGTGCTGAACTCTACGAGGACGCGTACTGGGAGGACAGTGATACCGACAAACCCGCATTCCTCGACCGATTTAGCGAGATCCTCGATCAGACGAGCGCCCGCCCGGCAATTTCAAACTATTCCCAGTGGTCTAACATCGTGTACACCGAGTGCAATAACGCACTGACTCAACAGAAAAGTGTACAGGAGGCGCTCGACGACGCTCAAGAGCAGATCGATAGCGACATCAACAACGCCTGAGATCGGCTCTTTGCCGGGCCCGATTCGCTGTTTCGACTCGGGAGTCCGACCACAGTCTATCGGATAGCCGGACGTTCGCCTTTTCGTGACTTGTGGTATCGTCAGACACATTTATGGCTCATGAGACCACAACGAGAAGTGATGGTAGATTCGACCACGGGAAAACAGGATATCACCCGAATCGGTGAGGAGGGTTTACGCGGGCGGCTCGAACGCTATCGCGAACTCAGGATCACCGAAGAGGAGCTTGCAGTCGTGTTGTTGATGCCGGTGCTGGCCTTCTTACTCGCAGTCTCGTTTTATCCTATCGTGGACACGGTCTGGGCGAGCCTGCATACGGGATACGTCGTTCAACTTCCCACACAGACCACTGAATTCGTCGGAATCGAAAACTACCGGGCACTCTTTACCGACGGGAGCTTCTGGAACGCGCTGGGGGTGAGCCTCTTTTATACGTTCGTGAGCGTCCCGGTCGAACTGGTCTTCGGGCTCGGACTGGCTTTGCTCCTCAAGGCCGATTTCAAGTGGAAGTACTTCGCACAGGCTGCGATCCTCTTCCCATGGGCATTGCCAACGGTAATCAATGCGAAAATCTGGGCATGGCTGCTGAATCCCGACTACGGTGTCATAAGCGACATTCTCGTGCGGGTGGGTATCCTCAGCCAGCCGTACCCGTTTCTCTCCAGTCCCGACGTCGCACTGTACTCGATGACGGCGATTACGATCTGGAAGACGACCTCGTTTATGGCGCTCATCTTGCTCGCCGGACTCTCGAGTATCCCGGATCACCTGTACGAGTCCGCACGGATGGACGGGGCGTCGAGATGGCGCCAGTTCCGGGACATTACGCTGCCATTGCTCAAACCGACCATCCTCGTGGCACTTATTTTTCGAACGTTGCCCGCGTTCCAGGCGTTCGGGTTGCCCTACGGGCTCACAGGCGGTGGACCAGGAGAGGCGACGACGACGCTCGTCCTCTACACCCAGCAGGCCGCGTACAACAATCCCGGACCAACCAACGGCGGGTTCGCTCTCGGTTCGGCAGCAGCCACCGTCATCACTATGATCGCACTGGTGATCGCGCTGATTTACGTTGCTACTCTCTACGAACCGGAGGTGCGCTAGTATGAGCCTCGTCGACTCCGCCCGAGAGATGACTCTCGAGGACGTCGCACTCTGGGACATCGGCAAACGATTCGGGTTCTACGGCTCCATCGCGGCCATGGTCACGATCTCGATGTTTCCCGTCTTCTGGATCCTGCTCAGTTCCCTGAAGCCGCCGTCGGAACTCTTCGTCTTCCCCCAGGAATTTCTCCCCTACGTGATCACGATTCAGGACGGACAGCTTACCGTCGTCCAGCAGTTCCCGCTCACCCTCGAGAACTACCGGGCTGCCCTCCAGGAACGTCCCGTGGGACGATATCTGATCAACAGTGCAATCGTCGCCTCGGGGACGGCCATCATCGACGTCGTCCTCGGTTCGATGGCCGGATACGCGCTCTCGAGACTTCGGTTCCCGTACAAACTGCACGTGCTACTGCTCATCCTGTTTGCAGCACTCCTCCCGTTCATTTCCCGACTCATTCCACTGTACAAGCTGGCGATCGACCTGCAGGGAACGGTATTCGGACCGTTTTTCGGACTCAATCAGTATCTGGGATTGATCCTTCCCTACGCGGCGTTCCAGATGCCGTTTGCCGTCTGGATCTTCCAGGCGTACTTCAACGAGCTTCCCGATTCGCTCGAGGAAGCCGGGCTCATGGACGGGCTCTCACGAGTCGGCGTGCTGTTTCGCATCATCCTCCCGGTATCGATGCCAGCGATGGCGACGACGGCAATCATCGTCTTCATCTACGCCTGGAACGAGTTCCTGTTCGCGCTGACGTTCATGACGCAGGATTCAAAGCGAACGATTACGGTGGGTATCGCGCTCTTTGGCGGCCAGTTCAACTCCCCCTGGGGGATAATTACGGCAGCGGTCTTCATGTCACTCGTCCCGCTTATGGTGTTCATGCTCGTCTTCCAGAAGAAGATCGTCGAGGGCATGACTGCCGGAGTCGGCAAGGCCTGACCAGGTCCGTCTTCACAGATTTTTTCGTTTTCTCGGTTCGTTGGCGAGAGGGATCACGTTGGGAATCAACAGTCCCAGACCGTATCGTGTCCGTGAATGCGATAGTCCCAGACCGTATCGTGTCCGTGAATGCGATAGTCCCAGACCGTATCGTGTCCGTGAATGCGATAGTCCCAGACCGTATCGTGTCCGTGAATGCGATAGTCCCAGACCGTATCGTGTCCGTGAATGCGATAGTCCCAGACCGTATCGTGTCCGTGAATGCGATAGTCCCAGACCGTATCGTGTCCGTGAATGCGATAGTCCCAGACCGTATCGTGTCCGTGAATGTACCTACGTTCAGAACGAGGCCTGTGGCCAGTCGGTCCAAGAGTCGACGTTACTCGACGATATCTGCGTCGAACCGCTCCGTAACCTGCCTGTGACACGCGCTGAGTCGGTTCCGTTCGTCCCTCGAGAGCGGTGCAAGCGGTGGGAGCGGTTCACCGAGATCGAGCCCATCGAGTTTCACCAGGTGTTTGATGGCCGCCGCCGTTGGGATATTCTGATAGGTACTGACGAGTGGCAATACGAGTTCTCGAGCGAGTCGCGTGGCCGTCCGGTCGTCTCCGCGTCGGTGGGCTTCGTACAGTTCGGTCAGAGCCGCCGGAAACACGTTCGCCGGACCCGCGATGAGTCCATCGATACCGACGTCGAGTGACGGGATGGCGGTGGCAGTCGTCCCGTTAAAGACGGCGAACGACTCGGGCGTTGCCTCGACGACTCTGTGCTGGTAGATGAGATCCCCCGAGGTGTCTTTCAGGCCGACGATCGCGTCGTGCTCGGCAAGTGTGGCGACAGTTTCGACGGCAAGTTCGTTGCCGGTCAGCGCCGGAATGTTGTAGAGTACCACCGGAAGCGGACTCTCCTCGGCAAGCGAGGTGAAAAAACGCGAGAGACCGCGCTGGGTCGTATTCAGATAGTACGGGGCGACGACGACGGCTGCGTCTGCCCCGGCATCGGCTGCCGTCTCCATCTTCGCTCGTACCTCCTGGATACTCGTTCCACAGCACCCTGCGAGTACCGTGGTATCCCCGTCGGCGACCGAGGAGACCGTTCGAACGATCGTGTCGTGTTCTCTAGTGCTCAAACTCGAGAATTCACCGATCGAGCTTCCTGGAAAGAGGCCGTGAACGCCCCCGTCGATCAACGTACGTGTGAATTCCTCGAGTGTCTCTTCGTCGACTCCCTGGCCATCGGCGTCGATAGGCGTGGCCATGGGAACGACTGTTCCCGACAGTTCCATACGCCGTAGTTGTCTACCGACAAGTTATATTTTGGGATGGATGGTAGCTCGACACAAGATTTATTTCTTCGTTTCCCGACTGTTCGGTCATGAGTCTTGACGTAGCCGGCAGTCTCGACATGCAGATGCTCGTCGCTGGAGAGTGGGTCGACGGCGAGGAACGAGCAGCCGTCATCAACCCGTACGACGGTGAACGGATCGGCTCGATTCCGATGGCCGATGCCGAGCAGGTACGGACGGCCATCGACGCTGCTCAGTCTGCCTTCGAATCGACGACGCTCTCGGCCTACCAGCGATACGAACTGCTGATCGACACCGCCGATCGACTCGAGGAACGCACAGAGGAGGTCGCGCAAGTTATCACGGGCGAGCAGGGGAAACCGATCACCGAGGCTCGAACCGAGGTCGACCGGGCAGTTCAGACCCTGCGCCTCTCCGGTGAGCAGGCAAAGCGACTGTTCGGCGAGTACGTTCCCATGGACGCCCAGAAGGGGTTCGCCAGGGACCACTGTTTCACCCAGCGTGAACCCCTCGGTGTCGTCGCCGCCATTACGCCGTTCAACTTTCCGCTCAACCTGATGGTTCACAAGGTCGGTCCCGCGCTCGCGGCGGGAAACACCGTCGTCGGCAAACCGGCGACGAACACGCCGCTCAGCGCCCTTCTGCTGTTCGAGTGCCTCCAGGAAGCGCTCGAGGACTCGCCCGCTCCGGACGGTCTCGTCAACGTCGTCACCGGCAGCGGCAGTACGGTGGGCGACGAGATCCTGGCCCACGACGCCGTCGAGGCGATCTCCTTTACCGGCAGCACCGACGTCGGGAAGTACCTCGCCGAAAACAGCAGCATGAAAGAGCTGACTCTCGAGCTCGGCGGGAACGATCCGACGATCGTCTGGCACGATACAGACGTCGAAGCGGCAGCCAAGCAGGTCGTCGGCGGGGCATGTGCGAACGCGGGGCAGGTCTGTAACAGCGTCGAACGAGTCATCGTCCACGAGTCGGTAGCGGACGAACTCGTCGACGCGATGGTCGATGCCTGTCAAAACCTGACGATCGGCGATTCGTTCGACGAAACGACCGAGATTGCGGCGATGGTCGACGACGACCAGTTCGACGACGTCGTCGAGATATACGAGGAGACCGTCGCACAGGGGGCGACCGTCGAATGCGGCGGCAACTACGGCGGTGAGCTCGGCGAGCGAGTTTTCGAACCCACCGTCCTCTCGGGCGTGACCCCGGCGATGCCAGCAGCCAGAGAGGAGACGTTCGGTCCGCTCGTCCCAGTCATCAGCGTCGCTTCGTTCGACGAGGCGGTCGAAGAGGCCAACAACACGAACTACGGCCTCGAAGCAGGACTGTTCACCCAGGATATCGATCGAGCAAAACGGGCGGCAGACGAAATCGACGCCGGCGGCGTCAACATCAACACGGTCAGCGGCTTCCGGGCGGATCACATGCCGTACGGCGGGTTCAAGGACTCCGGCGTCGGAAAAGAGGGAATCAAATACGCAGTCGAGCACTTCTCGCGGGAGAAACTCGTCGGGTTTCACCAGGGATTCACGGACGTGTAGGCTGTTCAGTTATCTTCACCCGTTGTTCGCCCTCGCTCACTCCAGAGAGACCCACCGATCGTCCGCGGCCCCTTCGTAGATCGCTTCCATGATCTCCACGTCGATGCGACCGTGGTCGCCGTCCGGATAGATGGGCGCGTCGCCGCGGATACGGTCAGCGAAGTAGTCGAACTCCTCGAGCATCTGGTCGACTGGCTCGAGTTCGATGCGGGCGCGGCCGTCGCCGCGCGAGACGTGGAGGGCCCGAGATTGGTCCTGGAAGAAGGCGGGTTCGACGCGAACCTGTCCTTCCGTGCCCGTAACGGTGATCGAACTGGACTGACGGGCGTTGTGACTGGCGTAACAGCGACCAGTCACGCCGTCGGGAAACCGAAGCGCAAACGAGACCGTTTCGTCGACGTCGTCGAAGGCGTCGTGCGTGCTCGAGGTGGTCCCGGTGACGGCGACCGGATCCGTATCGAGAAGGAATCGGGCGGTGTTGAGCGGGTATATCCCGATATCGAAGAGTGCACCGCCGCCGGCGAGCCACTCGTCGAGGCGCCACTGATCGGGGTCGGGATTGATGCGGTCGAGCAGTCGCTGGGACATGTCTCCGTCGACAGCCATCGGCGTGCCCACGTAACCCGCATCGATGAGTTCGCGGGCCCGCCGCACCGCGGGTTCGGTGTGCATCCGATAGGCGATCATCAACTCGACGCCCGCACTCGCACAGATTGCCTCGAGTTCACGTGCGCGCTCGCTCGAGCGTTCCATCGGCTTCTCACAGAGGACGTGTTTGCCGTGGTCGGCAGCCGTCTCGACGTACTCCATGTGAAGGGCGTTGGGAGTGACGACGTAGATGGCATCGTAGGCGTCGGTCGCGACGCCATCGTGAAACTCATCGTAGGAAATCCCGTGGGTCGCACCGTCCGTGTTTTCGGCAATTCGCTCGGCCTTCTCGGCCGACCCACTGACGAGTACAGTCGGAACGCATCGCTCGCTCGCTTCCAGTGCGGGGAGGGCTCTCCCTTTGGTAAACCAGCCGAGTCCGATCACGGCAAATCGAACCGGCTCGACGTCGCTCGGGTCGACCCTCTCCCAGTCGCGGTCACAACCGTTACCGATCACTGCCTCGAGATCCATGCATACTCCCTCCAAACGACGTCTATTAAATCCTTGGCGGCAGAATTCACCACAAAACGTATATTTTTTATTAGATGCGACCGATCAACCCTCGTTACCGTGACTCAAACAGAGAGCCTCGTTAGCCACTTCGAGTGTTACGACTGCGGCGCGACCTACGACTTAGAGCACACCGAGTTCCCCTGTCCCGAGTGTGGGGGTATTCTCGATCCCAAGTACGACTACGACGAGATCGACGTCTCCCGCGAGGAAGTCGAGTCGCGAAACGGGTCGATGTGGAAGTATCGCGAACTCCTTCCCATCCGCGACACTGACGATGTCGTCTCGATGGGCGAAGGGGACACGCCGATCGTCGACTGTCCCGAACTCGCCGAGGAGATGGGCGTCGCCCGCGTCGCGATCAAAGACGAGGGACAGAACCCGACGAACACGTTCAAGGATCGCGGCGCTTCCGCGTCCATCTCCGGAGCGTCCCAGCAGAACATCGCGGAGGTCGCGATCCCCTCGGCCGGAAACGCCGGTCAGGCGGCGGCGGCGTACACCGCTCGAGCCGGGATCGACTGTCACGTCGTTCTCAACTACCAGTCGAACGACATCCAGAAGACGATGGTCGAAGCTCACGGCGCGGACCTTCACCTCGTCGACGGCAAACTCGACAAAGCCGGCGGAACGTTCGGCGAGTTGCGAGACGAACACGGCTGGTACACCGTCGCGACGTTTCAAACACCGTTCAGACACGAGGGAAAGAAGACGATGGGACTCGAGATTTTCGAGCAGTTCGACTGGGACAGTCCCGACGAGATTTTCTACCCCACCGGCGGCGGCGTCGGCCTGATCGGCATCTGGAAAGCCTATCAGGAGCTATCACGCCTGGGCTGGCTCGAGGACGAGACACCACCTAGCCTGCACGTTGCCCAGTCGAGTGGCTGTGCTCCGGTCGTCGAGGCGATCGAAGACCACCGCGAGGAACACGACGCCTGGGAGTGTCCCGAGTCCATCGGCCGCGGGATCGAAGTCCCCGATCCGGGCGCCTCACCCTGGATGCTCGAGGCCGTCTACGAGACCGGCGGCACCGGGGTCGCCGTCTCCGACGACGAGGCACTCGAGGGTGCCCTGGCGAGCGCACGACACGCCGGCGTCGAGATGTGTGTCGAACCCGGTGCCGCCCTGGCTGCGGCCATGCAGATGGCCGAAGAAGGGAAACTGGACGAAGACGACGAGGTCCTCATCATCAACACCGGGGCCGGAAACAAGGCGACCAACGCGCTCAGTTACGCGATCGAGTGAACGCCTGAGAGCGGTTTCCCACCGACACTGGCATCTGATCCCGGAAACACGGCTGATCCGATCGAGCGAGTGCAGGACGAGAGGACGGGCAGGATCGAGAGCGGTCTCAGTTCTCGAGGGCGGCCGCAAGCGCCTGGATCGGCGTCAGTGGTCCCTGGGTGTCCGGCGTGAGATCGACTGCTCGCGTGTCCAGGTTCAGATCCTCGAGTTGCGTCCGACAGGAGGCCCCCGGTGCCACGACGACCTCCCCGGAACTGTCGGAGAGTTGGGTCTCGAGAATCTCACCGATCGCCGTGCTCATCGCGTAGTGTTCGGCCTCGTACCCGAACGTTCCGGCCATGCCACAGCACGTCGAGTCGATCGGATCGACCGCGTATCCTACACGTCGAAGGACGCCGACCGCGTGGTGGTCTTTCTTCGTCGCCTTCTGGTGGCAGTGGCCGTGGTAGGCGAGCGAGACCGACGCCGCTTCGAAGTCGACCGAGTCGCCCAGTTCGAACACGTCGAGGTACTCACAGACGCCGTAGGTGTTTTCGGCGAGAGTCTCGACTCGCTTCCCCGAGAGCAAGTCGCGGTAGTCCGACTGGAACATCACCGCGTCCGAGGGCTCGACGAGGACGACGTCCCACCCATTCTCGACGCGTGGGGCGAGCGCTGCCACGTTTTCGGCTGCAGTCTGGCGGGATTTCTCGAGGAAACCCTTCGAGTGGGCGGGGCGACCACTGTCGGTTCGCTCCGCGAGGTCGACGTAGACGCCTGCGGCCTCGAGGACCCGAACCGCTGCCTTGCCGACTTCCGGATGACTGTAGTTCGTGTACGTATCCGGAAAAAGAATCACTCGGCGTTCAGCGTCAGATCGGCTAACCTTCGAACCGCCGCGCTCGCGAAACCACCGCTGGAGCGATTCCCGCTCGAACGTCGGCAGCGTGCGCTCTCGGGCGATCCCGAGAGTCCGTTCGGCGAGGCGTCGAGCACCGGGAAGTTTCGGGAGCGCGTTCGAAAACGGTGCAGTCAGGCTTCCGAGGCGAGCGAGGGTGTCGACGTTCGCAAATAGCCTGTCCCGGATCGCTGCACCGTCTCGCTGATGGCGGGCGTGGTTGACCTCGACTTTGAGCTTCGCCATGTCGACACCGCTCGGACAGTCTCTCGCACAGCCCTTGCACCCGACACAGAGGTCGAGGACCTCGGTGGCGAACGGCTCGTCGGTCGGATCGTCGGGAAGGTCGCCACTTATGGCCTGTCGGAGCATGTTCGCTCGACCGCGCGTGCTCGTGATCTCTTCGTCTGCGGCTCGATAGGTCGGACACATCACGCCCCCAGTCGTCTCTTGCGTTCCGCGACAGCCCCCACAGCCGTGACAGAGTTCGACCATCCCCTGCATGCCGTTCTCGTTGTCCCAGTTGAGGGTTGGCTCGAACTCGAGGTCGACGCCGGACTCGCCGTCGAACCGAAGGTTTTCGGTCATATCGACGTCCCCACAGACCTGTCCCGGATTGAGCAGCCAGTCTGGATCGCACGCCGTCTTCAACTCGCGGAACACCTGCCAGAGTGATTCGCCGTAGAGCTTCCGGTTCCACTGCGTCCGGGCCCGACCGTCGCCGTGTTCGCCGGAGACCGCCCCGCCAAACTCGACGACGAGGTCCGTCACAGCATCCGAAATGGCGACCATCGCCTCGCGGTCTCTCGCCGACTTCGTGTCGATGAGCGGCCGAATGTGCAAGACGCCTGGTCCGGCGTGGCCGTAAAAGGAGGCGAACGTGTCCCACTCCTCGAGGATTGCCTGAAACCGGTCGACGAATTCCGGCAAGTGTTCGGCGGGAACGGCACAGTCCTCGATGAAGCTAATGTGTTTGGCGTCCGAGGTGCGCGAGAGCAAGATCGGATTCGCGGCCTTGCGCATCTTCCAGAACATCGCCCGGTCGTCGGCCTCGTGGGCCTCCAGTGCCTCGAAGGCGTACCGTTCCGCGCGCGCCGTCTGCCTCTCTGCTCCCCCATTGGTCTGGGTGTGCTCAACCTCGCCGCGGACGCGATCCTCGACGAGGGCCGCAGTTTGCTCGCGGCCGTCCCGATCGTCGCTCGCGTAGAACTCGACGAGCAACGCCGCGTTGGTTCCCGAGGGGAGAAGCGACACCGTCTCCTCGAACTCCGGGGTTTCGCCCGCCAGCTCGAGGAGCATATCGTCGACGAGTTCGACCGCCGCAGGATCGTGCTCGAGCACGTTCTCGACGTCGGAGACGGCGTCGTACAGGCGCTCGTAGGCCAACAGCGCGATCGCTTTCGTCTCGGGGACCGGCTCGAGCGAGACCGTGGCCTCCGTGACGATCGCCAGCGTTCCCTCGCTGCCCGCGAGCAACCGCGCGAGGTTTACCGTTCCCGTCTTGGCCTCCTCGAGCAGCCGATCGAGATTGTACCCCGACACGTTGCGCTTGAGTGAAGGATAGCGCGATTCGATCTCCTCGGCGTGCTCGTCGATAATCGTGAGCACGTACGCGTAGATCCGGGGGAGGAGGTCGTCGGCATCGCTGTCGGCCCGTTCTCGTAGTTCCGAAACGTCCATCTCGCCGAGCGTCGCGACGGTACCGTCGGCCAGCACGACCTCGCAAGATTCGACGTACGCGTCAGTCTTGCCATACTTCAGGGAGTGAGAACCGGTCGAATTGTTTCCGATGGCACCGCCGATCGCGCTCCGGTTCCCGGAGGCCGGATCGGGCGCGAATTTGAGGTTTTCGGGAGCGAGTCGCTGGTTGAGGTCCTCGAGTACCGTTCCCGCCTGGACACGCGCCAGTCGAGAATCGGCGTCGACCTCGAGGATGGAGTCCATGTGTCGCGTGAAGTCGAGGACGATGGCCTCGTTGACGGTCTGCCCCGCGAGACTCGTCCCGCCGCCGCGGGGAAGGACCGGAATCTCCCGGTCGGCGCAGTAGGTCATGACCGAGGCGACATCCTCGGTGGTCCTCGGAAAGACGACACCGATCGGCGTCACTTCGTAGGCGGATGCGTCAGTTGCGTACAGTTGCCGGGTATAGACGTCGAATCGAACCTCTCCATCGATCCGGAGACGGAGGTCGTCGACCAGCTCCGGTCGTTCGACGTCGTCACCGACGTAGTCGTAGTCGGCTCGGTCGTCGACGGCGAGCGCTCCATCGGCGTCTACTTCTCTGCGTTTCTCGAATGCCATCTGTTAGTACCTGTTATGAACGCCTCACCTTGGATTTTCGGACTTCTCGGAGGGTCGTTTTGCGGTCAAAGACGCCGAGAGCCGACTCGGATTTAAGGTGATCGGTGCGTCGCAACCGTTTTCACGATAGCTCGGTCCGCGTCCCATCACGAAGGCCGGAAGGACGGTCTAGTTTAGCGCCTTCGCTAGTTCCCATATATCAATTTACCTATCCTATATGGAATTTTATAGTCGTGTGAAAACTATTCAAGTCATTCTCTGACTTTCGCCTAACGGTCCACTCACGAGTTATTAACTCGGTCAACGCGTGTTCTGAAGGTGTAAGGCTGATTTTTGATTATATTAGTTAGTCGAAATCAACATCACAACTCGATTCTAACCGAGATATGACAGTCATATATCGGTAACTATCGACGAGAAGCACAGTGTCGGTGAGATCGTGTATCTCGGTCGATCGATGCAGGGACACAGCGGCTGGACCGGCGCCTCGTCGTGCAAAAACTTCGACATCGAAAATCAGCTGTGACTCGAT
Above is a genomic segment from Natribaculum luteum containing:
- a CDS encoding aldehyde dehydrogenase family protein, coding for MSLDVAGSLDMQMLVAGEWVDGEERAAVINPYDGERIGSIPMADAEQVRTAIDAAQSAFESTTLSAYQRYELLIDTADRLEERTEEVAQVITGEQGKPITEARTEVDRAVQTLRLSGEQAKRLFGEYVPMDAQKGFARDHCFTQREPLGVVAAITPFNFPLNLMVHKVGPALAAGNTVVGKPATNTPLSALLLFECLQEALEDSPAPDGLVNVVTGSGSTVGDEILAHDAVEAISFTGSTDVGKYLAENSSMKELTLELGGNDPTIVWHDTDVEAAAKQVVGGACANAGQVCNSVERVIVHESVADELVDAMVDACQNLTIGDSFDETTEIAAMVDDDQFDDVVEIYEETVAQGATVECGGNYGGELGERVFEPTVLSGVTPAMPAAREETFGPLVPVISVASFDEAVEEANNTNYGLEAGLFTQDIDRAKRAADEIDAGGVNINTVSGFRADHMPYGGFKDSGVGKEGIKYAVEHFSREKLVGFHQGFTDV
- the gfo6 gene encoding D-xylose 1-dehydrogenase Gfo6 → MDLEAVIGNGCDRDWERVDPSDVEPVRFAVIGLGWFTKGRALPALEASERCVPTVLVSGSAEKAERIAENTDGATHGISYDEFHDGVATDAYDAIYVVTPNALHMEYVETAADHGKHVLCEKPMERSSERARELEAICASAGVELMIAYRMHTEPAVRRARELIDAGYVGTPMAVDGDMSQRLLDRINPDPDQWRLDEWLAGGGALFDIGIYPLNTARFLLDTDPVAVTGTTSSTHDAFDDVDETVSFALRFPDGVTGRCYASHNARQSSSITVTGTEGQVRVEPAFFQDQSRALHVSRGDGRARIELEPVDQMLEEFDYFADRIRGDAPIYPDGDHGRIDVEIMEAIYEGAADDRWVSLE
- a CDS encoding threonine synthase; translation: MTQTESLVSHFECYDCGATYDLEHTEFPCPECGGILDPKYDYDEIDVSREEVESRNGSMWKYRELLPIRDTDDVVSMGEGDTPIVDCPELAEEMGVARVAIKDEGQNPTNTFKDRGASASISGASQQNIAEVAIPSAGNAGQAAAAYTARAGIDCHVVLNYQSNDIQKTMVEAHGADLHLVDGKLDKAGGTFGELRDEHGWYTVATFQTPFRHEGKKTMGLEIFEQFDWDSPDEIFYPTGGGVGLIGIWKAYQELSRLGWLEDETPPSLHVAQSSGCAPVVEAIEDHREEHDAWECPESIGRGIEVPDPGASPWMLEAVYETGGTGVAVSDDEALEGALASARHAGVEMCVEPGAALAAAMQMAEEGKLDEDDEVLIINTGAGNKATNALSYAIE
- a CDS encoding FAD-binding and (Fe-S)-binding domain-containing protein encodes the protein MAFEKRREVDADGALAVDDRADYDYVGDDVERPELVDDLRLRIDGEVRFDVYTRQLYATDASAYEVTPIGVVFPRTTEDVASVMTYCADREIPVLPRGGGTSLAGQTVNEAIVLDFTRHMDSILEVDADSRLARVQAGTVLEDLNQRLAPENLKFAPDPASGNRSAIGGAIGNNSTGSHSLKYGKTDAYVESCEVVLADGTVATLGEMDVSELRERADSDADDLLPRIYAYVLTIIDEHAEEIESRYPSLKRNVSGYNLDRLLEEAKTGTVNLARLLAGSEGTLAIVTEATVSLEPVPETKAIALLAYERLYDAVSDVENVLEHDPAAVELVDDMLLELAGETPEFEETVSLLPSGTNAALLVEFYASDDRDGREQTAALVEDRVRGEVEHTQTNGGAERQTARAERYAFEALEAHEADDRAMFWKMRKAANPILLSRTSDAKHISFIEDCAVPAEHLPEFVDRFQAILEEWDTFASFYGHAGPGVLHIRPLIDTKSARDREAMVAISDAVTDLVVEFGGAVSGEHGDGRARTQWNRKLYGESLWQVFRELKTACDPDWLLNPGQVCGDVDMTENLRFDGESGVDLEFEPTLNWDNENGMQGMVELCHGCGGCRGTQETTGGVMCPTYRAADEEITSTRGRANMLRQAISGDLPDDPTDEPFATEVLDLCVGCKGCARDCPSGVDMAKLKVEVNHARHQRDGAAIRDRLFANVDTLARLGSLTAPFSNALPKLPGARRLAERTLGIARERTLPTFERESLQRWFRERGGSKVSRSDAERRVILFPDTYTNYSHPEVGKAAVRVLEAAGVYVDLAERTDSGRPAHSKGFLEKSRQTAAENVAALAPRVENGWDVVLVEPSDAVMFQSDYRDLLSGKRVETLAENTYGVCEYLDVFELGDSVDFEAASVSLAYHGHCHQKATKKDHHAVGVLRRVGYAVDPIDSTCCGMAGTFGYEAEHYAMSTAIGEILETQLSDSSGEVVVAPGASCRTQLEDLNLDTRAVDLTPDTQGPLTPIQALAAALEN